A part of Solenopsis invicta isolate M01_SB chromosome 2, UNIL_Sinv_3.0, whole genome shotgun sequence genomic DNA contains:
- the LOC120356928 gene encoding uncharacterized protein LOC120356928, translated as MVDILNVKGEPIFDDRIIKMETHTYNPYANTTFENSDEIRIPIQQQDLYTLPCESFLYIEGRLTTKNVNANTPVLGFNCVGYMFDEIRYELNGVEIDRSRNVGMTSMMKTYVSMSELNIRNLLHAGFPYGDRIETFDGYFNFCVPLNVLLGFCEDYKHVIVNARHELILIRARNDNNCLVGDPAMEPKLELFKVQWRMPHVMLNEVNKLSMLRTLQSGRYLSVSFRSWDLYEYPLLPSTTKHSWAVKTATQLEKPRYVIFALQTNRKNIMRADKRYLDTSKITNVKLYLNSEFYPYDDLNLDFGKGKYALLYDMYARFRPSYYQHKCLEPMFDVATFRSYAMAVIDCSRQNESIKSATVDVRLEFELKANAPANTRAYCLIIHDRVIEYSPLTNVVRKIM; from the coding sequence ATGGTTGATATCTTGAACGTTAAAGGTGAGCCGATCTTTGATGATCGCATCATCAAGATGGAGACTCACACGTACAACCCGTATGCCAACACGACATTTGAGAATAGCGATGAGATAAGGATACCAATACAGCAGCAAGATTTATATACGTTACCGTGTGAAAGTTTTCTCTACATCGAAGGAAGATTGACGACAAAGAATGTAAATGCCAATACGCCAGTGCTTGGTTTTAATTGTGTGGGGTacatgtttgatgaaattcgatatgaaCTCAACGGTGTGGAGATTGATCGCTCTAGAAACGTTGGAATGACTAGTATGATGAAAACTTATGTATCAATGTCGGAGTTAAACATAAGGAATCTATTACATGCTGGATTTCCATATGGGGATAGAATAGAAACATTTGATGGATACTTTAATTTTTGCGTACCGCTTAACGTGCTATTGGGATTTTGTGAAGATTACAAACATGTGATAGTTAATGCTCGTCATGAGttaattttgatacgagcgcgcaatgataacaattgTCTTGTGGGAGATCCAGCGATGGAACCAAAACTTGAATTATTCAAAGTGCAATGGCGTATGCCTCATGTTATGTTAAATGAAGTCAACAAACTATCCATGTTGCGAACCTTGCAGAGCGGGCGATACCTGAGTGTGAGTTTCCGTTCATGGGATCTATATGAGTATCCCTTATTGCCAAGTACGACGAAGCATTCCTGGGCAGTCAAGACTGCAACTCAGCTAGAAAAACCACGATATGTCATTTTTGCTCTGCAgactaatagaaaaaatattatgagagcTGACAAGAGATACCTCGATACCAGTAAAATAACCAATGTAAAACTTTACCTAAACTCCGAATTTTATCCTTACGATGATCTGAATCTAGACTTTGGTAAAGGCAAATACGCTCTCTTATatgacatgtatgcacgttttcGTCCGTCTTATTATCAACATAAATGTTTGGAACCGATGTTTGACGTAGCAACATTTAGATCTTATGCTATGGCTGTCATTGACTGTTCGCGACAAAACGAGTCTATTAAGAGCGCTACCGTTGATGTGAGATTGGAATTTGAATTGAAAGCGAATGCACCAGCAAATACTAGAGCCTACTGTCTCAttatacacgatcgcgtgattgaATATTCCCCATTGACCAACGTAGTgcgcaaaatcatgtaa